The Anoplolepis gracilipes chromosome 5, ASM4749672v1, whole genome shotgun sequence region atatattctattcgAGCCTTTTATttgttctttattaaataaaataggttcaaatacatgtataatatgtctatcatacgcacacacacacacacacacacacacacgcgcgcgcgcgcgcgcccacATACATATGGATATAGCAATATGTATATtccagatatatatttaaaaaagtaagatgacattatatataatatgtaattaatgaaatattcaattatgtattcaaaatGTAACTtccatgttatatgtatattttctttatatagatGAGGTTGTCGCCTTTGGTCGTTTATCGCCTGTACGTTCATCGAGAACAATTCATCTGTATacacagaaataattaatctaaaggcgaatattatttatataaagtaacatatatgtacatgatgCGTCTTTATGCCATCGTGTGATTCAGCGTCGCTACGAtatgctattttattattacactaCTATACTACACTCTCtccatgtatttttttctatcattgAGTAGTTGTGAATTTATTTAGTAACTTAGAAATACATCAAAATacttgcacacacacacgcacacgcacacacgcacacgcacacgcacgcacgcacacgcacacgcacgcacgcacgcacgcacgcacgcacgcacgcacgcacgcacgcacgcacgcacgcacacacgcacacgcacacgcacacgcacacgcacacgtgtACGCGCACTCAGAAGTTATTCTTTACTACTGCATTAGCGTTTAATAGCACAATCTTTGgccagaataaaatttttcttttacgaaaATGATAAAGCATTTCAATAGTTTTTGagtaatcaataataattgaaagtaaagaattttttacataattaaggctttagagattaaataaacaaaattatattctttaatttacgAATTTAAAAACCGCTACGAATATGTGCAGAgcttattgatattaaatcaaacaaatataatttaatataattttagttttaagaatacagtcggacctcttatcctacgaccctcttatgctacgaaatcTCTTAtcttacgacaaaaaatcctcttatgttacgaccgcgaaagggaaTTATACctccactctcaaatttttgtcgtaggataagaggtccgactgtatataatattaaaaatattcaaatcgCAAAAATGATGACTTCTTTCATtctcatagaaaaaaaattgatttttttgagGAATGTGTTATTAAGCGTTAAAGTTATAATGATTGaacattatgtatgtatatatgtgtgtgtgtgtgtatacatatatgtgtatgtatgtatacacatacacacacacacacacacacacacacacacacgcacacacacacgcacacacacacacacacacatacatacatatatataaaatttttaccacACGTACAATTGTAcgtataacataattatgtacacttttttttttatttttgtgcaacTTGCATGCTTCAagtctttctttctttgaGCTGAAACGTTTCCACATCGGATTCTTCGTTCTCTATATTCTTTTGGTGAATCGGTGTAAGGAACACTAGCTATTGGTCTGTAGTGGCTGATGGAAGAGTGCTCGTATCTCCGCTGTTACTCTCTACTATCAACATCACTGTTTCAGCTGCACCTCTCACACATTCCATCTGATGACTTGCCCAATCCTTACGTTGACAAAATGTAGAACAATACGGCGTACGTCTGCATAAGGAACATTCTGCAAATGCTTCTCGATTGCAGTTGGCACactaaaattcattattattattattattattattactatcatTATTGATGATGTAGTTTGAtatgtaaagtttaaatttaaagtttctaTGAAAGTAAATCGAAAATTggttaaaaagaagaatataatttaatttaatttaatctctgaaaccttatttaaatataaatatatttatatttaaataaaaagttcttTACTTTCAATAATTAGTaggttatttattatgttataaattctATCTTTCTAAAGATCTTTTTAGATGTAAAGGTTTCTTTAGACAAGCCATAATTCaagatagaattttatttctaaattttatgtgtCGTGTAATACAGAAAacacacatttaaatatgagagagaagaattgggaatttttaacaaaaaaaaaaaaaaaaaaatatggcgaaatttctctctttccttcataatataaactaaaaaaaaaaaaaaaaaaagaaaaaaaaatgaaaatacctTTTCTCCTCGCATCGGTAttccttttacctttttattaTGTGCATCGGACGCTGGCTGTAATCCAACAGTTTCGATAACGTCCGTCCGTCCTCCGAGTTGTGCAACTAGCGCTTGCTCTCTTCTCTGCTGTCTGTTCAATTCCTTCACTTCTTCCAAAGTACGTCTAAATTCGTATGCTAATTTCATCATTTTACTCGACAGTTcatccatttttttaaaaatatcgtcgCCTTGACCATCCGTTTGATGCGTATTTTGCACGACAGAGTCCTGTTCCTGGGATTGTTGTACGACCAGCCCTCCATCCGTGGAAACAAACTGTGGCCAGACTTCTTTGTCAGGCACAACGACCTCATCGCCGCTCTCGTCGTTATTGCTACCATCTCgtgaattttcaattttatgtttacGCGAGGGAGCATCTCCATCAGATGGATCTCTGGTTCTTCTTCGGCGCTTGTATGGAGTAAACAGTCGTACCGGTCCTGTCTGAACATATTAACAATGTTGTGTAATTGGAATTTGAATTTGTTTCAAATAGAAATAACaaatactttatttacttACTGCACTGTCGTCATCGCAGCATGCTGCGCAAGTACAGGAAGTGGCATGCGGTTTTAAAATCTGTTCGTCGATGAGGGTCTGCAAACTTCTTCCGCCAAATCGAATACTTCGTTTCCAATCTTTACTAGATGCCCTTCCACAGAGAGCCTCGAATTCGCTAGGCGTATACCACTGTGAGCCAACCTTGATACAACGACCTCTACCACCAGACCCAAATCTACTCTTGTGCAATTCTGCGTTTGTGTTTTTACATCTGACAGGTAAAACCGCTAAATTTGCAGATTCAGACCAACTGTATATTGGCTGAGAATTGGGAGTGGAAACATGTATTTGTTCCGATTCTGTTTCGTCCGTACTATTTTGAATCACTATGTGGGTTGCCTTCAGCTCACCGTTCCAACGTAGAGGATCCGAGTCTTTATCATGACGCGAATCACAAATGAATCCATTATCGACGCATAGCATCTGTTTAAATTGTCCTGAATTTGGCAGctgcaaataatataaatatataatttatatagtatatgttgtatttatct contains the following coding sequences:
- the Deaf1 gene encoding deformed epidermal autoregulatory factor 1 isoform X3, translating into MLCVDNGFICDSRHDKDSDPLRWNGELKATHIVIQNSTDETESEQIHVSTPNSQPIYSWSESANLAVLPVRCKNTNAELHKSRFGSGGRGRCIKVGSQWYTPSEFEALCGRASSKDWKRSIRFGGRSLQTLIDEQILKPHATSCTCAACCDDDSATGPVRLFTPYKRRRRTRDPSDGDAPSRKHKIENSRDGSNNDESGDEVVVPDKEVWPQFVSTDGGLVVQQSQEQDSVVQNTHQTDGQGDDIFKKMDELSSKMMKLAYEFRRTLEEVKELNRQQRREQALVAQLGGRTDVIETVGLQPASDAHNKKVKGIPMRGEKCANCNREAFAECSLCRRTPYCSTFCQRKDWASHQMECVRGAAETVMLIVESNSGDTSTLPSATTDQ
- the Deaf1 gene encoding deformed epidermal autoregulatory factor 1 isoform X1 encodes the protein MEESQTSESVAVLPDMSEPLTSETEEATTLTSEHEAHPVAVTASVTSVPGVSGVPGVGVPVSLPVGSIIGVSNSTHGATFNVITSDQLQLPNSGQFKQMLCVDNGFICDSRHDKDSDPLRWNGELKATHIVIQNSTDETESEQIHVSTPNSQPIYSWSESANLAVLPVRCKNTNAELHKSRFGSGGRGRCIKVGSQWYTPSEFEALCGRASSKDWKRSIRFGGRSLQTLIDEQILKPHATSCTCAACCDDDSATGPVRLFTPYKRRRRTRDPSDGDAPSRKHKIENSRDGSNNDESGDEVVVPDKEVWPQFVSTDGGLVVQQSQEQDSVVQNTHQTDGQGDDIFKKMDELSSKMMKLAYEFRRTLEEVKELNRQQRREQALVAQLGGRTDVIETVGLQPASDAHNKKVKGIPMRGEKCANCNREAFAECSLCRRTPYCSTFCQRKDWASHQMECVRGAAETVMLIVESNSGDTSTLPSATTDQ
- the Deaf1 gene encoding deformed epidermal autoregulatory factor 1 isoform X2 is translated as MEESQTSESVAVLPDMSEPLTSETEEATTLTSEHEAHPVAVTASVTSVPGVSGVPGVGVPVSLPVGSIIGVSNSTHGATFNVITSDQLQLPNSGQFKQMLCVDNGFICDSRHDKDSDPLRWNGELKATHIVIQNSTDETESEQIHVSTPNSQPIYSWSESANLAVLPVRCKNTNAELHKSRFGSGGRGRCIKVGSQWYTPSEFEALCGRASSKDWKRSIRFGGRSLQTLIDEQILKPHATSCTCAACCDDDSATGPVRLFTPYKRRRRTRDPSDGDAPSRKHKIENSRDGSNNDESGDEVVVPDKEVWPQFVSTDGGLVVQQSQEQDSVVQNTHQTDGQGDDIFKKMDELSSKMMKLAYEFRRTLEEVKELNRQQRREQALVAQLGGRTDVIETVGLQPASDAHNKKCANCNREAFAECSLCRRTPYCSTFCQRKDWASHQMECVRGAAETVMLIVESNSGDTSTLPSATTDQ